Proteins encoded together in one Venturia canescens isolate UGA chromosome 10, ASM1945775v1, whole genome shotgun sequence window:
- the Mpc1 gene encoding mitochondrial pyruvate carrier 1 — protein MSKLLKKFATKETRDYFFSTHFWGPIANWGIPIAAIADINRDPKFISGKMTLALCLYSAMFMRFSLKVQPRNLLLFGCHFVNEGAQLTQGYRFIDYHYLGNKKTEEKD, from the exons ATGagtaaacttttgaaaaaattcgccaCCAAAGAGACACGAGATTATTTCTTCAG TACCCACTTTTGGGGACCAATTGCGAATTGGGGAATACCCATAGCTGCGATAGCCGATATCAACAGAGATCCAAAGTTCATCAGTGGCAAAATGACGCTGG CTCTTTGCCTTTATTCTGCAATGTTTATGCGCTTCTCCCTGAAAGTCCAGCCTCGAAATTTGCTCCTGTTTGGTTGTCACTTCGTTAACGAGGGTGCGCAACTTACACAAGGCTACAGATTCATCGATTACCATTATCTGGGCAACAAGAAGACAGAAGAAAAAGACTAG
- the wts gene encoding serine/threonine-protein kinase Warts, translating to MNPPAVKSGSRGSGYHQKALAEIRNSLLPFANIGGNSEVGSSAASTISTLSTTSGVSSASSHSGISHTSGSLTDKPEQRQAISQLLAMGYSEDISFRALKLAGWRVEAALEFLKQAQGESLNGLSKLNTKLIRKPSLERELSLQRGSPALDSGAGSSRSDSPRQAELSPHPQLSRQYSPSSFEREPPPPPPPRCSSTPPPPPPPHGPYTQSNVPTNMQQMLKRMSPAPVVPTRPPAAAPGSGSSSSSANPPQRGTSPVASSNGGVPTSNSRQPMIVQNGPQVQQQLTQQIQALSIYQTSNGTGSGQVEPPPPYPIVPSSSPQGPIQPPSYSASMQNRQSPTQSSADYRKSPSSGIYSGPTSAGSPSPITVSTVAPSSGQSSMARPTPLQAWGARQAKTQPPIIMQSVKSTQVQKPVLQTAIAPTSPQPISSGSASTPPPPPPSYASSIQQKQAQQQQQAQQQQQVQQQQQQQQQQQQQQQQQQQQQQQQQQQQQQQQQQQMQQQSQQPPPPAYPPVNNVGSNTGSAGIGVPTTEPPSYATTMQALAAQRSMHHPLPPPPPYATPTDDANGITTVECLASGPRSSPVAHHPPLARKYSPADQLPGETPPLPPTASTSVSSRNNNNHGTMSGHENSGNKPGPSLYKIKHQSPIPERKHMSKEKEEERRDCKVRNYSPQAFKFFMEQHVENVLKSHKQRLYRRLQLETEMAKIGLSAEAQCQMRKMLSQKESNYIRLKRAKMDRSMFTKIKMIGVGAFGEVTLVRKLDTNQFYAMKTLRKADVLNRNQVAHVKAERDILAEADNEWVVKLYYSFQDKDNLYFVMDYIPGGDLMSLLIKFEVFEEPLARFYIAELTCAVESVHKMGFIHRDIKPDNILIDRDGHIKLTDFGLCTGFRWTHNSKYYQQNGHGKQDSMDPSDDWNNECRCIQLKPLERRRHREHQRCLAHSLVGTPNYIAPEVLQRTGYTQLCDWWSVGVILYEMLVGSPPFNAKTPAETQYKVINWETTLNIPKQANLSPEGKDLILKLCVGSDRRLGKNADEVKSHPFFGNVDFDKGLRRQVAPHIPCIKYPTDTSNFDPVDPDKLHNSQKSDSSKSDELLDNGKPFHGFFEFTFRRFFDDGGGPAYPSRISLDDNDNQGPVYV from the exons ATGAATCCACCCGCGGTCAAGTCAGGCAGTCGCGGCTCTGGATACCACCAAAAGGCACTAGCTGAAATTCGCAATTCTCTGCTCCCTTTTGCTAATATCGGAGGTAACAGCGAAGTTGGTTCCAGTGCTGCGAGTACAATATCGACTTTGTCGACCACAAGTGGGGTCAGTTCTGCTTCCAGCCACAGCGGAATTTCGCATACATCTGGAAGTCTTACCGACAAACCTGAACAACGTCAGGCCATCTCTCAACTTCTAGCCATGGGCTACTCCGAA GACATAAGTTTTCGAGCCCTGAAGTTGGCAGGATGGCGAGTGGAAGCGGCGTTGGAGTTCCTGAAACAGGCGCAGGGTGAATCGTTGAACGGCCTCAGTAAGCTGAACACAAAGTTGATAAGAAAGCCGAGTTTAGAGCGTGAGCTAAGTTTGCAGCGTGGTAGTCCGGCTTTGGATAGCGGTGCGGGTAGTTCGCGTTCGGACAGCCCGCGACAGGCGGAATTGTCGCCGCATCCGCAGCTAAGCCGTCAATACTCTCCGAGTAGTTTTGAACGGGAGCCACCGCCGCCACCGCCGCCGCGTTGCAGTTCGACACCaccaccgccgccgccgcctcaTGGTCCGTACACGCAGTCGAACGTCCCGACGAACATGCAACAAATGTTGAAGAGAATGTCACCGGCTCCGGTGGTGCCGACGAGGCCGCCGGCAGCTGCGCCGGGATCGGGTTCCTCGTCGTCCTCGGCGAATCCACCTCAGCGAGGCACGAGTCCTGTTGCCTCGTCGAACGGCGGAGTCCCGACTTCGAATTCTCGTCAACCAATGATCGTACAAAACGGACCGCAAGTGCAACAACAATTGACGCAACAGATTCAAGCGTTGAGTATCTATCAGACGAGCAACGGAACGGGAAGTGGGCAAGTCGAGCCCCCGCCGCCTTATCCAATAGTGCCTTCGTCCTCGCCGCAAGGACCGATCCAGCCGCCCTCGTACAGCGCATCGATGCAAAACCGGCAATCACCTACGCAATCGAGCGCGGATTATCGAAAAAGTCCATCGTCGGGGATTTACTCGGGGCCAACATCGGCCGGCTCACCGAGTCCGATAACCGTTTCAACGGTCGCCCCGTCGAGCGGTCAAAGTTCCATGGCGAGGCCGACACCTCTGCAAGCATGGGGGGCACGACAAGCCAAGACTCAACCACCAATAATAATGCAATCTGTTAAAAGTACGCAGGTCCAAAAACCCGTACTGCAAACAGCGATCGCGCCCACCTCGCCGCAACCGATCTCTTCGGGTAGCGCCTCGACGCCACCGCCTCCACCTCCCTCCTATGCATCCTCCATACAACAGAAACAAgcacagcaacagcagcaagctcagcaacaacagcaagttcagcaacaacagcagcagcagcagcaacaacaacaacaacaacaacagcagcagcagcaacaacaacaacaacaacagcagcagcagcagcaacaacaacagcagatGCAACAACAGTCGCAACAACCACCACCTCCGGCTTATCCACCGGTAAATAACGTTGGCTCGAATACGGGTTCTGCTGGCATTGGTGTCCCGACTACCGAGCCACCCAGTTACGCGACAACGATGCAAGCTCTCGCGGCTCAACGCAGCATGCACCATCCTCTACCGCCCCCACCACCCTACGCGACTCCGACGGACGATGCAAACGGTATTACGACGGTCGAGTGTCTCGCGAGCGGACCACGCTCATCACCCGTGGCGCATCATCCGCCTTTAGCCCGTAAGTACTCACCAGCCGATCAACTACCCGGTGAAACTCCACCGTTACCGCCCACCGCTTCGACTTCGGTAAGCTCTAGAAATAATAACAATCACGGTACGATGAGCGGCCACGAAAATTCCGGAAACAAACCCGGACCATCTCTGTACAAAATAAAACATCAGTCACCGATTCCCGAGCGCAAACACATGAGCaaggaaaaagaggaagaacgCCGCGATTGCAAAGTACGGAATTATTCGCCTCAGGcattcaaattcttcatgGAACAACACGTCGAAAATGTTCTCAAATCTCACAAACAGCGGTTGTACAGGCGATTGCAATTGGAGACCGAAATGGCAAAGATCGGACTTAGCGCCGAAGCACAATGCCAAATGCGTAAAATGCTATCTCAAAAGGAATCTAATTATATCCGACTGAAACGCGCGAAAATGGATCGGTCGATGTTTaccaaaataaaaatgatcggAGTCGGAGCTTTTGGGGAAGTGACCcttgtacgtaaattagacaCTAATCAATTTTACGCGATGAAAACGTTACGGAAAGCCGATGTGCTCAATAGGAATCAAGTTGCCCATGTCAAGGCTGAACGCGATATACTCGCTGAAGCCGACAACGAGTGGGTCGTTAAACTCTATTATTCCTTCCAAGACAAAGACAACTTGTACTTCGTCATGGATTACATACCGGGTGGCGATCTCATGTCGTTGCTTATCAAATTCGAAGTTTTCGAGGAACCTCTCGCCAGGTTTTACATCGCCGAATTAACCTGCGCCGTCGAGAGTGTACACAAAATGGGCTTTATACATCGCGACATCAAACCTGACAATATTCTCATCGATCGCGACGGTCATATCAAACTCACCGACTTTGGGCTGTGCACCGGATTTCGTTGGACACACAATTCCAAGTATTACCAACAAAATG GCCATGGTAAGCAAGATTCGATGGACCCATCGGACGACTGGAACAACGAGTGTCGATGTATACAATTGAAGCCGTTGGAACGTCGACGGCATCGGGAACATCAACGTTGTTTGGCACACTCGCTAGTCGGTACACCGAATTACATCGCTCCGGAAGTCCTCCAACGTACCGGTTATACCCAGCTTTGCGACTGGTGGAGCGTCGGTGTCATACTGTACGAGATGTTGGTTGGTTCACCGCCCTTCAACGCCAAAACACCCGCCGAAACGCAGTACAAG GTGATAAATTGGGAGACGACGCTAAACATACCGAAGCAAGCGAACCTCTCGCCGGAAGGAAAAGATCTGATATTGAAATTATGCGTCGGTTCGGATCGCCGATTGGGTAAGAACGCTGACGAGGTGAAGTCGCATCCGTTTTTTGGTAACGTTGATTTCGATAAGGGTCTGCGTCGTCAGGTAGCCCCGCACATACCCTGTATTAAATATCCAACGGACACGAGTAATTTCGATCCGGTAGACCCGGACAAATTGCACAACTCACAAAAATCCGACAGCAGCAAATCGGACGAACTGTTAGACAATGGTAAACCGTTTCACGGTTTCTTCGAATTTACGTTTCGCCGGTTTTTTGACGATGGTGGTGGCCCAGCTTATCCTAGTCGAATAAGCCTCGATGACAATGACAATCAAGGTCCCGTCTACGTATGA